In Thamnophis elegans isolate rThaEle1 chromosome 4, rThaEle1.pri, whole genome shotgun sequence, the following proteins share a genomic window:
- the DDO gene encoding D-aspartate oxidase yields the protein MAKAKIVVVGAGLIGLSTAVYISDSITNCTVSVMADRFSPNTTSDVAAGMLIPHLYPGTPVDQQKQWFRETFDHLLSICNSSEASEAGIHLVSGWQIFKDIPEEKTPFWCDVVLAFRSMTEKELKRFPQHKYGQAFTTLKCDCPSYLIWLEKRLKENGGQVHARKIEDLWELHHDFDIIVNCSGIGSRKLTGDLELYPTRGQVLKVHAPWIKHFIRDGDGLTYIYPGIHNVTLGGIREKDNWNLSPDPIISKNIFDRCSTLEPSLRTAENIKVRVGLRPSRSAVRIHKEVLTHKRERLLVVHNYGHGGGGFSIHQGTAKEATQLVKECLETLAIPGCKAKL from the exons ATGGCCAAGGCAAAGATTGTCGTCGTTGGGGCTGGTCTGATCGGTTTATCCACCGCTGTGTACATTTCAGACTCCATTACAAACTGCACTGTGTCTGTCATGGCTGATAGATTTTCTCCTAACACGACCAGCGATGTTGCTGCAGGGATGCTTATCCCACATCTTTATCCAG GCACACCTGTTGATCAGCAGAAGCAGTGGTTTAGGGAGACTTTTGACCATCTGTTATCCATCTGTAATTCCTCAGAGGCCTCAGAAGCTGGGATTCACTTGGTATCTGG CTGGCAAATATTTAAGGACATTCCTGAGGAGAAGACGCCATTCTGGTGTGATGTGGTTCTGGCCTTTCGCTCAATGACTGAAAAGGAGCTGAAGAGATTTCCACAGCACAAATATGGTCAAGCTTTTACCACACTGAAATGTGACTGCCCATCGTATTTAATTTGGCTGGAGAAAAG GCTGAAAGAAAATGGAGGCCAGGTGCATGCAAGGAAAATAGAAGATCTTTGGGAGCTACACCATGATTTTGACATCATAGTAAACTGCTCAGGCATTGGTTCCCGAAAACTTACAGGGGATCTAGAGCTATACCCCACCAGAGGGCAAGTTCTCAAGGTTCATGCTCCTTGGATCAAGCACTTCATTCGTGATGGTGATGGTTTGACCTACATCTATCCAGGGATACATAATGTAACATTAGGTGGGATAAGAGAAAAAGACAACTGGAATTTGTCCCCGGATCCCATTATCAGCAAAAACATATTTGATAGATGCTCCACACTTGAGCCTTCACTTCGGACAGCTGAAAATATAAAAGTGAGGGTGGGCCTGAGGCCATCTCGGTCAGCTGTGAGAATACACAAGGAAGTGCTGACTCACAAGCGTGAGAGGTTGCTAGTGGTTCACAATTATGGCCATGGGGGAGGTGGTTTTTCAATACACCAGGGTACTGCCAAGGAGGCAACTCAGCTGGTTAAGGAGTGCCTTGAAACCCTGGCAATACCTGGGTGTAAGGCAAAGCTGTAA